A genome region from Paradevosia shaoguanensis includes the following:
- a CDS encoding SDR family oxidoreductase — protein sequence MRLANKTAIVTGGASGFGAGIVKKFVAEGARVIIADINGDAAHAMAAELGALSHQVDVSKAESVNALAEAALKAFGTLDILVNNAGVSHLPAAMEDISEADFDRVVAVNIKSVYLTAKALVPHMKANKKGAILNVASTAAVSPRPRLSWYNASKGWMVTATKSMAIELAPLGVRVNAINPVAGDTPLLKTFMGEDTPEMRAKFLASIPIGRFSTPEDMGNAACFLCSDEASMVTGVAMEVDGGRCI from the coding sequence ATGAGACTTGCCAACAAAACCGCCATCGTCACCGGCGGCGCCTCCGGCTTCGGCGCGGGGATCGTCAAGAAGTTCGTCGCCGAAGGCGCCCGCGTCATCATCGCCGATATCAACGGCGATGCCGCCCACGCCATGGCCGCCGAACTCGGCGCGCTTTCGCATCAGGTCGACGTCTCCAAGGCAGAGAGCGTCAACGCCCTCGCCGAAGCCGCCCTCAAAGCTTTCGGCACCCTCGACATCCTCGTCAACAATGCCGGCGTCAGCCATCTGCCCGCCGCCATGGAGGACATATCCGAGGCCGATTTCGACCGCGTCGTCGCGGTCAACATCAAGTCGGTCTACCTCACGGCGAAGGCCCTCGTCCCCCACATGAAGGCCAACAAGAAGGGCGCCATCCTCAACGTCGCCTCGACGGCGGCGGTCAGCCCGCGCCCGCGCCTCTCCTGGTACAATGCGTCCAAGGGCTGGATGGTCACCGCCACCAAATCCATGGCCATCGAACTCGCCCCACTGGGCGTGCGCGTCAACGCCATCAACCCGGTGGCCGGCGATACCCCGCTCCTCAAGACCTTCATGGGCGAGGATACCCCCGAGATGAGAGCGAAGTTTTTGGCCTCGATCCCCATCGGAAGGTTTTCGACGCCGGAAGACATGGGCAATGCCGCCTGCTTCCTCTGCTCGGATGAGGCCAGCATGGTCACCGGCGTGGCGATGGAGGTGGACGGGGGCCGCTGCATTTAG